One Desulfallas thermosapovorans DSM 6562 genomic region harbors:
- a CDS encoding universal stress protein, with amino-acid sequence MGKQIIFVTDGSPSADRAGAMALDMAALMKINIKALYILDRGWGSLLGDEWINTSETRMKFFHWFEGELKDRAGQVLEEFRNRAQARGIPVETEIVTGNTLKVISRLASEPDTSLLVLPNPNSTKPAAAAGLKFNIRHLAQKIQCPLLLGPREPF; translated from the coding sequence ATGGGCAAGCAAATTATTTTCGTCACCGACGGCTCCCCTTCTGCCGATCGGGCCGGGGCCATGGCTTTGGATATGGCGGCGCTAATGAAGATAAACATCAAGGCTCTGTACATCCTGGACCGGGGTTGGGGCAGCTTACTGGGTGATGAATGGATTAACACCTCCGAAACCAGGATGAAGTTCTTCCACTGGTTCGAAGGGGAGCTTAAAGACCGGGCCGGGCAAGTGTTGGAGGAGTTTCGCAACCGGGCGCAAGCAAGGGGAATACCGGTGGAAACCGAAATTGTAACGGGCAATACCTTAAAGGTTATCTCCCGCCTGGCCAGTGAGCCCGACACCAGCCTGTTGGTTTTACCCAACCCCAACTCAACCAAACCGGCCGCAGCCGCAGGTCTCAAGTTCAATATCCGGCACCTGGCCCAAAAAATACAATGCCCCTTATTGTTGGGTCCCCGGGAGCCTTTCTAA
- a CDS encoding YeiH family protein, with the protein MADYTEKSTTGFYPKALRVIPGLLLMFLIAALCMGTKDLGLPRWIGLEGIIKETSHYLGNVLKINYVLLVILIGMVIRNTIGIPSWAVEGVQTSRLFIKIGVILLGTLYSLAEVATLGATSVLLVLSFVFCTIVFVMWLGKRLNMPTSSTACLAAGMGVCGISAIVAVAPVVRGKGEDVAYSIATILTFGLVCMFTFPFLGHLMVLSSEQFGAWAGTGILNSGQVLAAALAFDPGTTETPSVSLKVGEVYNLTRVIFLPLVVLVIALYYSKTAGTLEERGANVQAGSFLSRFPLFVVGFIVTVILTTFGAFGSTEPASEELKMFRVLYSWFFAIGLAGLGLQISFTEMKKAGGQPLIIGTVAGLLKAVGSLIVVLLVID; encoded by the coding sequence ATGGCTGATTACACTGAAAAAAGCACCACGGGCTTTTATCCCAAAGCCCTCAGGGTCATACCCGGCCTTTTATTAATGTTCTTAATTGCCGCCCTGTGCATGGGCACCAAAGACCTGGGCCTGCCCCGGTGGATCGGACTGGAGGGTATAATTAAGGAAACCTCCCATTACCTGGGCAATGTATTAAAGATTAATTATGTCCTTCTGGTCATTTTAATCGGCATGGTCATTCGCAATACCATCGGCATCCCGTCCTGGGCCGTGGAAGGAGTTCAAACATCCCGCCTGTTTATTAAAATAGGGGTAATCCTGCTGGGTACGCTTTACAGTCTGGCCGAGGTGGCCACACTGGGAGCCACCTCGGTACTATTGGTTCTGTCCTTTGTTTTTTGTACCATTGTATTTGTTATGTGGCTGGGTAAACGCCTGAATATGCCTACATCTTCAACAGCCTGCCTGGCGGCCGGCATGGGCGTATGCGGTATATCCGCCATTGTTGCAGTTGCCCCGGTGGTAAGGGGTAAGGGGGAAGATGTTGCCTATTCCATTGCCACCATATTAACCTTTGGACTGGTTTGCATGTTCACCTTTCCCTTCCTGGGACACCTGATGGTTTTGTCAAGCGAACAGTTCGGAGCCTGGGCCGGCACAGGCATCCTGAACTCCGGTCAGGTACTGGCGGCCGCCCTGGCCTTCGACCCGGGCACAACGGAGACTCCCTCGGTCAGCCTTAAGGTGGGCGAGGTTTACAACCTGACCAGAGTGATATTTCTGCCCCTGGTGGTACTGGTTATTGCCCTGTATTACTCCAAAACAGCCGGTACCCTGGAAGAACGGGGCGCGAACGTACAAGCCGGTTCCTTCCTCTCCAGGTTCCCCCTTTTCGTGGTGGGATTTATCGTTACAGTTATTCTGACCACCTTTGGTGCCTTCGGCTCCACTGAGCCGGCTTCGGAGGAACTTAAGATGTTTCGGGTTCTGTACAGCTGGTTCTTTGCCATCGGCCTGGCCGGTTTGGGGCTGCAGATTTCCTTTACTGAAATGAAAAAGGCAGGAGGCCAACCACTAATAATAGGAACCGTCGCCGGACTGCTAAAAGCCGTTGGCTCGCTGATTGTGGTATTACTGGTGATCGATTAA
- a CDS encoding sensor histidine kinase, which translates to MQEINRFRYWSGAFVFILLLIPAMYLYDSLTTPVRVKDVSENFAHLSEHQELARDVEGLVSAARAYALLKDSHYLEEFDRQGIAVVTKGIEMYNRNTSGAGKEALQKIVELTEAYSTRYRNEFIPLMESGQAGYMEYYRDRCEPLAAELLDVAGTSLSALQDETWHNISLATGMENSTRTFTVFLAVVALLLLAYGVSQVVRPLLVKYNRLSQFAYLAGEALVVVDRRGMVTDINPAAENLLQVNAGDINGVPLEQALVRFPLLQGLLAPLPDVALKGKAVVNNQVVVNSEAQKHLLKVDYHPLFYAGGLSGALMVAYPLEIQRDKRFLFDAIEAERKKISIEIHDWVGRNMSAIIHALDYMLKSGVQKVSGDLYQDLVRLRSRCQAAAMDMRGIMNDIHPYLIDRVGLLAALESYAGRFEQLHGIKVYLYYHNRALSLGKNEEIIVYRIIQEALANVIKHSSAGEVDIYFKESDGSLQVEITDNGTPPEELVMGNGLWGMKERANLIGGDLVYQSGPNGFTLTLTVPATAGGDNDEQN; encoded by the coding sequence GTGCAAGAAATAAACCGGTTTCGTTACTGGTCCGGAGCCTTTGTATTTATATTATTACTTATACCTGCAATGTACCTTTATGATTCACTGACGACACCGGTAAGGGTTAAAGATGTCAGCGAAAATTTTGCCCACCTGAGCGAGCATCAGGAACTGGCCCGGGATGTCGAAGGTCTGGTTTCAGCGGCCAGGGCTTACGCATTGCTTAAAGATAGTCATTATTTGGAAGAGTTTGATAGGCAAGGCATTGCGGTGGTTACCAAAGGAATTGAGATGTATAACCGCAATACCTCCGGGGCCGGTAAGGAGGCGCTGCAGAAAATAGTTGAATTGACCGAAGCTTACAGTACCCGCTACAGAAATGAATTTATACCACTGATGGAATCAGGGCAAGCAGGGTATATGGAGTATTATCGTGATAGATGCGAGCCGCTGGCCGCTGAACTGCTGGATGTGGCAGGTACTTCTTTGTCCGCCCTGCAGGATGAAACCTGGCACAATATTTCCCTGGCTACTGGTATGGAAAACAGCACCCGGACATTCACCGTTTTTCTGGCCGTTGTGGCGCTGTTGCTGTTGGCTTACGGCGTAAGTCAGGTGGTCCGCCCACTGCTGGTGAAATATAACCGGTTGAGCCAATTTGCTTATTTGGCCGGCGAAGCCCTGGTGGTCGTTGATCGTCGCGGTATGGTTACTGATATTAACCCGGCGGCGGAAAATCTATTGCAGGTAAACGCCGGTGATATCAACGGTGTGCCCCTTGAACAGGCCCTGGTGCGGTTTCCCCTGCTTCAGGGCTTGCTGGCGCCCCTGCCGGATGTAGCTTTAAAAGGCAAGGCGGTGGTTAATAACCAGGTTGTTGTTAATTCCGAGGCACAGAAGCATTTGCTTAAGGTGGACTACCATCCATTGTTTTATGCCGGTGGTTTGTCCGGGGCGCTGATGGTTGCATATCCATTGGAAATCCAACGGGACAAAAGATTTTTATTTGACGCCATTGAGGCGGAGCGAAAGAAAATATCCATTGAAATACATGACTGGGTGGGGCGCAACATGTCGGCCATTATCCACGCCCTTGATTACATGCTTAAATCCGGGGTCCAAAAGGTATCCGGCGATCTGTACCAGGATCTGGTCCGGCTCAGGTCCAGGTGCCAGGCCGCTGCGATGGATATGCGCGGTATTATGAACGACATCCACCCCTACCTGATTGACCGTGTGGGCCTCCTGGCCGCCCTGGAGTCTTATGCCGGCAGGTTTGAACAGCTACACGGTATCAAAGTGTACCTTTATTACCATAACCGGGCTTTGAGTCTGGGTAAAAACGAGGAAATTATTGTGTACCGGATTATTCAGGAGGCTCTGGCCAATGTGATCAAGCACAGCAGTGCCGGTGAGGTGGATATTTATTTCAAGGAATCCGACGGGTCTTTACAGGTGGAAATCACGGACAACGGTACTCCACCGGAAGAGCTGGTTATGGGTAACGGCTTATGGGGGATGAAGGAAAGGGCCAATTTAATCGGTGGGGATTTGGTATACCAGAGCGGGCCAAACGGTTTCACCTTGACTCTGACTGTTCCCGCGACCGCAGGGGGAGATAACGATGAGCAAAATTAA
- a CDS encoding response regulator transcription factor: MSKINIMLVEDHNIVRQGLKRLIEMEEGLSVTAEAGTCAEAMEKLNNNVDVVLLDIKLPDGDGLELCRVMSKSNPRLKFIALTTYDDAYFIRKALDCGVHGFIPKYASFEEIKSAIDITVRDGHYLYPGLGLDVIMKLPQTGLTDVETRVLQMIAAGETQKDVAASLFMSLSTLRRRIKGICTKLGVETVEEALAAAVKKGLIE, encoded by the coding sequence ATGAGCAAAATTAATATTATGCTGGTGGAAGATCATAATATTGTCAGACAGGGTTTAAAGAGATTGATTGAAATGGAAGAGGGCCTGTCGGTAACGGCGGAAGCCGGGACCTGCGCGGAGGCCATGGAGAAGCTTAACAATAATGTCGATGTGGTTTTGCTGGACATTAAGCTGCCCGACGGTGACGGGCTGGAATTGTGCCGGGTGATGAGCAAAAGTAACCCGCGGTTAAAGTTTATTGCCCTGACCACCTACGATGACGCGTATTTCATCAGAAAGGCGCTGGACTGTGGCGTACATGGTTTTATCCCCAAGTATGCCTCCTTTGAGGAAATAAAATCGGCCATTGATATTACCGTCCGGGATGGACATTACCTGTATCCCGGGCTGGGTCTGGATGTGATTATGAAACTCCCCCAAACGGGTCTCACCGATGTTGAGACCCGGGTGCTGCAGATGATTGCTGCAGGTGAAACGCAAAAGGACGTAGCCGCATCCCTGTTCATGAGCCTGTCCACCTTGCGGCGCAGGATCAAGGGTATTTGCACCAAACTGGGAGTGGAAACGGTGGAGGAAGCTTTGGCGGCTGCGGTTAAAAAGGGTCTGATTGAATAA